The window GAATTCGTCGTTGAGAACTCTTTCATCTTCGCTGGTCTTCCTGTCGGTTATGGTCGTGTCAAGACCTTGACAGACGCGAGCGTCCGAGAATGCAAGGGCGATATTGCAGAATTTAAACCCGTAAGTGATTGTCACCCAAACGAGGACTACGCACTGATCTTTTCGCTCTTAGTCTATCATGGTCGGTGTCCCTGCTGTCTGGGAACTTATCCGAAAGGGTATCCTCACCAAGGTCGACCAATCCGGTGCTCTAAAGAGGTCCATCTTCCACTTTGCCCTCAAGGCCAAGCAAGCCGCCCACCACTATTCTATCCCCCTCTTAGCCGGACTCACCGACACGATCGTTTTCGACGGTGTTCGTGCACAGACTGGTGGTAACTTGAAGATCTTGTTCAGCGGTGGCGGTGCAGTCTCAAAGAGCACTCAGCAGTTCTTGTGTACCGCCTTGGTCATTATGATCCAAGGTTACGGCCTTACCGAAACTACTGCCATGGCCACCATCCTCAACCCCGCCTTCATGCAATTCGGTGCTGTCGGTGGTCCCGTTCCTGCTGCTGAAGTCAAGCTTATTGACGCTCCTGAAGCTGGTTACTTCTCCACCAATGATCCTCCTCAGGGTGAGATTCTTGTCAGAGGTCCTGCTATCTTCAAGGGCTACTACAAGCGTCCTGACCTTGACAAGGAGGCCTTTGCCGAGGGTGGTTGGTTCCGAACTGGTGATGTCGGACAGTGGAATAAGGACGGTACCCTCTCTATTGTCGACCGACTCAAGAACCTCGTCAAGCTTGCTGGTGGAGAGTACATTGCCATCGAGTACCTCGAGTCAATTTACAAGTCATGTCCCCTTGTTGCCAATGGCGCTATCCTTGCCAACGGTAACCACAACCAACCTGCCATGGTCGTCGTCGCCCACCCCCATaatcttccttcttttgCCAAGAAAAATGGTCTTGGCGACGGCGAGGACCTCGAGCACTTGTGTACCGATGACAAGGTTGTGGATGCTGCACTGAAAGAACTGAACAACGTTGGTAAGAAGGCGGGATTGAAGGGTATGGAATTGTTAGAAGCTATCGTGCTTGTGGCCGATGAATGGACACCGGAAAGTGGTTTCTTGACCGCTGCTCAGAGTAAGTTTTTGCTTTATCATGTGCAAGATTACGAAAGAAAAGTGACTGATAATGCTGCAGAGTTGCAAAGGAAGGTCATTGAGAAGCACTACGAGGACCGTATTAAGGCCGTCTACCCTTAAGCACCGCTTCGTCACTGATCCAAAGCGTAATATACCCGTGCTCGGCGTGGGCCCCAGAGCAC of the Cryptococcus gattii WM276 chromosome H, complete sequence genome contains:
- a CDS encoding long-chain-fatty-acid-CoA-ligase, putative (Similar to TIGR gene model, INSD accession AAW45447.1); this encodes MAPRKNKEPASWEVDADKPKPDGETRVRRAYCVKDLVTQPAPGIDTVHDLLLYAAKTHGSKKGFASRDIIKVITEEKEVTKRVGGKEHKEMKKWNYFKLSPYNWMTYEGFLDKVKEIGAGLRVLAADDGRESEKFFNIYSQTSRNWMLVAQACAFNAVPISTAYDSLGPEGLKHALKETEVHSMFTNADLLPTLLKVIDKTETVKIIVYDGEADPKTIEELKNVREGMKVLTLDEVVEIGKKNPVEAIQAKREDVYCCMYTSGSTGTPKGVLLTHGNVVSAVASVWTLLYEYLSSKDSYLAFLPLAHILEFVVENSFIFAGLPVGYGRVKTLTDASVRECKGDIAEFKPSIMVGVPAVWELIRKGILTKVDQSGALKRSIFHFALKAKQAAHHYSIPLLAGLTDTIVFDGVRAQTGGNLKILFSGGGAVSKSTQQFLCTALVIMIQGYGLTETTAMATILNPAFMQFGAVGGPVPAAEVKLIDAPEAGYFSTNDPPQGEILVRGPAIFKGYYKRPDLDKEAFAEGGWFRTGDVGQWNKDGTLSIVDRLKNLVKLAGGEYIAIEYLESIYKSCPLVANGAILANGNHNQPAMVVVAHPHNLPSFAKKNGLGDGEDLEHLCTDDKVVDAALKELNNVGKKAGLKGMELLEAIVLVADEWTPESGFLTAAQSKFLLYHVQDYERKVTDNAAELQRKVIEKHYEDRIKAVYP